ACGGGGTGGCCTGCCAGGTCAAGCCATAAGGCGGTTCATGGTCATACGGACAGATGCTGATGAAACCGCGGTGGCCGCCATGCTGAAGCCTATCCACACGGGAAAGCCCGCGCACCCTTGCGGTGAGCGGGCTTTCTTGCGATTTTCGACGCGATGAAAACCCCTGCGATCTTCGGCCTCTCCGGCCCCGAACTGCTCCCCGGCGAACGCGACTTTTTCCGCGATGCCGATCCTGCGGGTTACATCCTGTTCGGGCGCAATTGCGTCGACCGGCAACAGCTTCGACGGCTGACAGACGACCTGCGCTCCATTCACGGGCGCGACCACCTGGTGATTTCCATCGACCAGGAAGGCGGGCGCGTTGCGCGGATGAAGCCGCCGGAATGGACGCGCTATCCGGCGGGGGAGGTTTTCGCGGCGCTCTACGACATCGCGCCCGCCTCCGCGATCGAGGCGGTCCGCGTCAATGCACAGGCGATGGCGCTCGAACTCGCGGAAGCCGGTATCACGGTCGACTACCATGCCCCGCTCGACGTTCGCCGCCCGGAAACGGACAATGTCATCGGGGACCGCGCCCTGGGCAGTGATCCGGTCCAGGTCGCAGCGCTGGGCCGCGCCATGCTGGAAGGGATGCAGCGGGGCGGCGTCGTGGGCTGCCTGAAGCATATGCCCGGGCATGGCCGCGCGACCTGCGACAGCCACAAGGAAATGCCCGTGGTAGACGCTTCTGCAGCAGAACTGGAAACGGATATCGCGCCGTTCCGTGCGCTGTCCGATGCGCCGCTGGGGATGAGCGCACATATCGTCTTCACCGCTTGGGATGCCGATAACCCGGCAACGCAGTCGCCCACGGTCCTCGCGGACATCATCCGCGGCGAGATCGGTTTTGGCGGCCTGCTGCTGACAGACGACATCGACATGCAGGCGCTCACCGGATCGATTGCCGAACGCTCGCGCATCGCGCTGGAGGCCGGCTGCGACATATCGCTCAATTGCTGGGCCAAGATGGACGACATGGTCGCCATCGCCGAGACCTGTCCGCCCCTTTCCGGCAAAAGCCTCGCCCGGCTCGAAGCGGTGCACGATGCCATGGCACAGCCGGCGGAAGACGCGGATCGCGCAGCCCTGCTTGCGAAGCGCGAGGCGTTGCTCGCGGCGGCGGGGATCGAAAGCGGAATGGCTGCTTGACGGAAGAGGCGCTCATCCTCGGCAAGCCCGATACGGGAAGCAGCGGCAATGAATGGCGGGGCATCGCCGCGCCGGGGACGACCGACGAGGGGGCGCTCTATCTTGCGCTGGATGGCTGGGAGGGCCCGCTCGACCTGCTGCTGGACCTTGCGCGGCGGCAAAAGGTGGATTTGCGGCAGATTTCCATCCTCTCGCTGGTCGACCAGTATCTCGAATATATCGACCAAGCAGAGGCGCTGAAGCTGGAACTGGCGGCGGATTACCTCGTGATGGCGGCGTGGCTCGCTTATCTCAAATCCGCGATGCTCCTGCCCAAGGAAGAGCAGGAAGATCCCAGTCCGGAAGAACTCGCCCTGCGGCTGCAATTACGGCTCCAGCGGCTGGGCGCGATGCGGGAAGCCGCAGCCCGGCTGATGGCGCGCGACCGGCTGGGCCGCGACGTCTTCACGCGTCCCGCCCCCGAAGGGCTGCGGATCGATCGAAAGACGGCCTGGAAATGCGACTGGTTCGATGTCGTGCAGGCCTATGGCCGGGTGAAGGCGCGAACGGCGCCCGCCGTCCACATGGTGCGCGAGCGCCCGGTCATGACGCTCGACAGCGCGCTCGACAGGGTCCAGGCCATGCTCGGGGTGACGCTGGACTGGATGGCGCTGGAAGAGTTCCTGCCGCCCCATGCCGAACCGCGTCTCCGCAAGTCTGCCATGGCGTCCAGCTTCGTCGCTGCGCTGGAACTTGCCCGGCTGGGCAAGGCCGAACTGGCACAGGACGAGATCTTCGGCACGCTCCGGCTGAGGCGAGCGAAGGCGTGAGCGGCCCCGGCGAACTCGAGCGGGCGGTGGAGGCCACGCTGTTCGCCGCCGAGGAACCGATGACGGCGGACGCCCTGGCGACACATCTTGGCGATGCGCCGCCGGCAGATGTGCGCGAAGCGCTGCAGCGGCTTGCGAAGCATTACGATGCGCGCGGCATCCGGCTGGTCGAGCGGGGGAAACGCTGGCATTTCCAGACCGCACCCGACCTCGCCCATATCCTGCGGCGGGAGAAGGAGCAGGTTCGCCGGTTGAGCCGGGCGGGGACGGAAGTGCTCGCCATCGTCGCCTATCACGAGCCTGTCAGCCGGGCCGAGATCGAGGCCATTCGCGGCGTCCAGACGGCCAAGGGTACGCTGGATGTCCTGATGGAAGCGGGCTGGGTCCGGGTTGCCGGGCGGCGCGAAGTGCCCGGCAGGCCGGTCATCTACGCGACGACGCCCGACTTCCTTGCGCATTTCGGCCTGGCGAGCCGCCGGGACCTGCCTGGGATCGACGAATTGCGCGCATCCGGCCTGCTCGATCCGGTCGACGACGCCTATGATGCACTCACCGGCGAAGATAGCGAGAACGAGGATACGCCGACAAGCGAGCAGGCCGATAGCGAAGCCTGACTGGCGCGCGCGTCCGCAAACCTCTATATCGGGGCCACATTCATATTCGGAGACGTCCCATGGGACAAATTGGCATCTGGCAGATTATCATCGTTGCAATCGTGATCCTCGTCCTGTTCGGGCGCGGCCGCATTTCCGAAATGATGGGCGATTTCGGCAAGGGCGTCAGCAGCTTCAAGAAGGGGCTGAACGACGACGACGGGAAAACGGGCACGGAACCGTCCGCCCGAATCGAGGCACCGCGTCACGAAGCCAAGCCCGCCGGTGAAACCGCCGCCGATCCCAAGCCTGCCGAGCCGGTCGACAAGAACGCCTGAGCCCGGGCGGGGCGGAGGGCCTCTTTTCCATGTTCGATATCGGCGCGCCCGAATTGCTGGTCATCGCGATCGTGGCGATCTTTGCCATCGGTCCGAAGGAGCTGCCGCACGCCATGCGTACCGCCGGGCGCTGGATCGGGAAGTTCCGCAGGATTTCAGGCAGTTTCCGCACTGGTATCGATGCCATGGTCCGCGAGGCGGAAATGGAGGACATGGATCGCAAATGGCGCGAACAGAACGCCCGTATCATGGCGCAATATCCCGATGAGGAAATGACGGGCGTGAACGAGGAACCCGGCACTTTGTCCGCTGCCGAGGCGCGCGAGGCGCAGG
This is a stretch of genomic DNA from Erythrobacteraceae bacterium WH01K. It encodes these proteins:
- the tatB gene encoding Sec-independent protein translocase protein TatB, whose product is MFDIGAPELLVIAIVAIFAIGPKELPHAMRTAGRWIGKFRRISGSFRTGIDAMVREAEMEDMDRKWREQNARIMAQYPDEEMTGVNEEPGTLSAAEAREAQASASGKKAASSLPETSSDAEAADRAGRVTDKAGE
- the scpB gene encoding SMC-Scp complex subunit ScpB; its protein translation is MSGPGELERAVEATLFAAEEPMTADALATHLGDAPPADVREALQRLAKHYDARGIRLVERGKRWHFQTAPDLAHILRREKEQVRRLSRAGTEVLAIVAYHEPVSRAEIEAIRGVQTAKGTLDVLMEAGWVRVAGRREVPGRPVIYATTPDFLAHFGLASRRDLPGIDELRASGLLDPVDDAYDALTGEDSENEDTPTSEQADSEA
- the nagZ gene encoding beta-N-acetylhexosaminidase, producing the protein MKTPAIFGLSGPELLPGERDFFRDADPAGYILFGRNCVDRQQLRRLTDDLRSIHGRDHLVISIDQEGGRVARMKPPEWTRYPAGEVFAALYDIAPASAIEAVRVNAQAMALELAEAGITVDYHAPLDVRRPETDNVIGDRALGSDPVQVAALGRAMLEGMQRGGVVGCLKHMPGHGRATCDSHKEMPVVDASAAELETDIAPFRALSDAPLGMSAHIVFTAWDADNPATQSPTVLADIIRGEIGFGGLLLTDDIDMQALTGSIAERSRIALEAGCDISLNCWAKMDDMVAIAETCPPLSGKSLARLEAVHDAMAQPAEDADRAALLAKREALLAAAGIESGMAA
- the tatA gene encoding twin-arginine translocase TatA/TatE family subunit encodes the protein MGQIGIWQIIIVAIVILVLFGRGRISEMMGDFGKGVSSFKKGLNDDDGKTGTEPSARIEAPRHEAKPAGETAADPKPAEPVDKNA
- a CDS encoding ScpA family protein — translated: MTEEALILGKPDTGSSGNEWRGIAAPGTTDEGALYLALDGWEGPLDLLLDLARRQKVDLRQISILSLVDQYLEYIDQAEALKLELAADYLVMAAWLAYLKSAMLLPKEEQEDPSPEELALRLQLRLQRLGAMREAAARLMARDRLGRDVFTRPAPEGLRIDRKTAWKCDWFDVVQAYGRVKARTAPAVHMVRERPVMTLDSALDRVQAMLGVTLDWMALEEFLPPHAEPRLRKSAMASSFVAALELARLGKAELAQDEIFGTLRLRRAKA